The following are encoded together in the uncultured Sphaerochaeta sp. genome:
- the lpdA gene encoding dihydrolipoyl dehydrogenase: MQEKKTDLVVLGGGPGGYSAAFRAADLGRKVTVIEKSAVLGGVCLNVGCIPSKTLLHIAEVIEEAEKMAPLGVSFGKPTFDLEKIRSHRDSVIKTLTSGLDSLCKARKVERIVGVGSFLSDTELKVETDKEELKITFEDLIIAVGSRSVQIPGIPYEDERIWDSTKALELTHIPNRLAIIGGGIIGLEVATMYHALGAKITIIEMMDSLIPPADKDLKQPLVKKLKKQYEAIYTSTKVEKVEAKKDALTLHLAGDKAPSTIDADAVLVAVGRKVNSDQVALENTGIKTTGRGWIEVDKKLRTNVPHIFAIGDVVGDPMLAHKSSHQGKVAAEVASGQASAFTPMGIPSVAYTSPEVAWVGLSENEAKENGIAYKKGSFPWMANGRALSAVAAEGVSKALFDEKTGRLLGAGICGKNAGELISEAVIALEMGTVAEDIALSIHPHPTLSETFAVAAELAEGTATDTLNR; the protein is encoded by the coding sequence ATGCAAGAGAAGAAAACAGACCTTGTGGTCCTCGGAGGAGGCCCCGGTGGGTATAGCGCGGCTTTCCGTGCCGCAGATTTGGGCAGGAAGGTTACCGTCATTGAGAAGAGTGCAGTATTGGGAGGGGTATGTCTGAATGTAGGTTGCATTCCTTCCAAGACATTACTGCATATTGCAGAAGTGATAGAAGAGGCTGAGAAGATGGCTCCTCTTGGGGTCTCCTTTGGTAAGCCTACTTTTGACTTGGAGAAGATCAGATCCCATAGGGATTCAGTTATCAAAACCCTTACCTCCGGACTGGACTCGCTCTGCAAGGCAAGGAAAGTAGAGCGTATTGTAGGAGTGGGATCCTTTCTCTCTGATACTGAGCTCAAGGTGGAAACTGACAAGGAAGAGTTGAAGATTACTTTTGAGGACCTGATCATAGCGGTCGGGTCAAGGTCGGTACAGATCCCGGGTATTCCTTATGAGGATGAACGTATCTGGGACTCAACCAAAGCCTTGGAGCTCACGCACATCCCCAATCGTCTTGCAATCATAGGGGGAGGTATCATTGGGCTCGAGGTTGCTACCATGTACCACGCGCTTGGTGCAAAGATAACCATCATCGAGATGATGGATTCCTTGATCCCCCCTGCTGACAAAGATCTCAAGCAACCATTGGTGAAGAAGCTCAAGAAGCAGTACGAAGCCATCTACACCTCCACAAAGGTGGAGAAAGTAGAAGCAAAGAAGGATGCACTTACGCTCCACTTAGCTGGGGACAAGGCTCCCTCCACCATCGATGCTGATGCTGTGTTGGTCGCAGTGGGAAGAAAAGTCAATTCCGACCAAGTAGCACTTGAGAACACGGGTATCAAGACAACTGGTCGTGGTTGGATCGAGGTGGACAAGAAGCTCAGGACCAATGTCCCTCATATCTTTGCTATTGGGGATGTTGTGGGAGACCCAATGCTCGCCCATAAAAGCAGTCATCAGGGCAAGGTGGCCGCCGAGGTAGCTTCAGGACAAGCATCAGCCTTTACTCCCATGGGAATTCCCTCAGTCGCTTATACCAGCCCTGAAGTAGCATGGGTTGGCCTGAGTGAAAATGAGGCAAAGGAGAATGGCATAGCCTATAAGAAGGGTTCTTTCCCTTGGATGGCAAACGGTAGGGCACTCAGTGCTGTCGCTGCAGAGGGAGTCAGCAAGGCTCTCTTTGATGAAAAGACAGGACGCTTACTGGGAGCTGGGATCTGTGGAAAGAATGCAGGTGAGCTTATCTCTGAGGCGGTAATTGCCCTGGAGATGGGTACAGTTGCCGAGGATATAGCTCTCAGCATCCATCCTCACCCTACCCTCAGTGAGACGTTTGCAGTAGCAGCAGAACTTGCTGAAGGAACAGCAACCGATACACTGAACCGGTAA
- a CDS encoding 2-oxo acid dehydrogenase subunit E2, producing the protein MATKQILVPDIGDFSDVPIIDVYIKVGDVIAVDDSVVALESEKAVIDIPSPFAGTITKVLVNEGDAVSKDSPVAEIEVEAEGVEEQEKESPEDETTIEPPAEKEEEKKPVEKKPEKVVEAPKPEQPKQEPQENIPDLVNEQAPGAVYHATPSLRKYARELGVDLAKVTGSGPNGRILHEDVQALVKKALSGGPPASFGKIELEDFSKYGEIERKKLTRIQKISGPHLQKSWQIIPHVTQYDEADVTELEALRRTIKEEMKRSEDPVSISILPFIVKAVVAALKKFPEMNASFDEDSGELILKHYYHIGIAVDTPEGLIVPVLKDADKKSVTEIARDLASISQRARDRKLKPEDLAGGSFSISSLGGIGGTGFTPLINPPQVAILGVSRLAKKPVWNGKEFTPRDVLPFSVAYDHRVIDGAAGVRFTTYLVSLLGDLRRVLL; encoded by the coding sequence ATGGCAACAAAACAAATTCTAGTACCAGATATCGGGGATTTCTCTGATGTACCAATCATTGACGTTTACATCAAGGTTGGTGATGTTATCGCAGTCGATGACTCAGTAGTAGCGCTTGAAAGTGAGAAGGCTGTCATTGACATTCCCTCCCCCTTTGCGGGAACCATAACAAAGGTTCTGGTCAATGAGGGAGATGCTGTTTCCAAGGACTCTCCGGTAGCTGAGATCGAGGTCGAAGCTGAAGGTGTGGAAGAGCAAGAGAAAGAAAGCCCTGAAGATGAGACCACAATAGAGCCTCCTGCAGAAAAAGAGGAAGAGAAAAAGCCTGTAGAGAAGAAACCAGAAAAGGTTGTTGAGGCTCCTAAGCCTGAACAACCTAAACAAGAACCACAGGAAAACATCCCAGATCTTGTCAATGAACAGGCTCCTGGGGCTGTCTACCATGCAACGCCTTCACTTCGCAAATATGCAAGGGAACTCGGGGTTGATCTCGCTAAGGTAACAGGGAGCGGGCCCAATGGTCGTATCCTGCATGAAGATGTGCAGGCCTTGGTGAAAAAGGCACTCAGTGGTGGACCTCCGGCTTCCTTCGGTAAGATTGAGCTGGAAGACTTCTCAAAGTACGGTGAGATTGAACGCAAGAAACTTACCCGTATCCAAAAAATATCGGGACCACATCTACAGAAAAGCTGGCAGATAATCCCCCATGTCACCCAGTATGACGAGGCTGATGTCACAGAGCTTGAAGCATTGAGGAGAACAATCAAGGAGGAGATGAAGAGAAGTGAAGACCCGGTAAGCATCAGCATTCTCCCCTTCATCGTAAAGGCGGTTGTCGCAGCATTGAAGAAATTCCCAGAGATGAATGCTTCATTTGATGAGGACAGTGGTGAGTTGATTCTCAAGCACTACTACCATATCGGTATAGCAGTCGACACCCCAGAGGGCTTGATTGTACCGGTCCTCAAGGATGCAGACAAGAAGAGCGTTACAGAGATTGCAAGGGACCTTGCAAGCATCAGCCAGCGAGCCCGGGACAGGAAGCTGAAACCAGAGGACCTCGCAGGAGGATCGTTCAGCATCTCAAGCCTTGGAGGGATCGGGGGTACTGGATTCACTCCCCTGATCAATCCACCGCAGGTTGCAATCCTTGGAGTCTCAAGACTTGCAAAGAAGCCGGTTTGGAATGGCAAGGAGTTTACGCCCCGAGATGTTCTACCCTTCTCAGTAGCCTATGACCATCGGGTCATAGATGGTGCTGCTGGAGTTCGCTTTACTACGTATCTCGTTTCCTTGTTGGGCGATTTGCGACGAGTACTACTCTAA
- a CDS encoding GGDEF domain-containing protein — protein MSLHYPTLGSVLLTVGILTSVMMIFIWRLYPSLQGTALWAVGALLTTLGFFPIWLEPTLGSIAIVLNNIATITTPLLIFEGSIRFKGLHPLDHVRVPFEILYGIGYLLSTLLNLHNARGRYMINDLLMLIVLALTIVVLLWKVKGLERIVYIIIAITFALMFVAFFFRWLFSVLNSDFQKDPNQVLTPIILFTLVPWAIGWSYGFILIINIKGRQALFDAARTDVLTGLNNRLWMTEQFDAALKAASTKGKSLCLSVLDVNGFKHLNDQYGHMFGDEVLRHIGKVIRERLADGDSAIRYGGDEFILLLTCPKSGNNLTQKLQLIVEATTEPTTIESVDLNLSISFGNAHYLKDGTTSDELFKVADSRMYEQKRVAMR, from the coding sequence ATGTCGTTACATTATCCAACGCTGGGATCGGTGTTGCTTACAGTTGGAATTCTCACTTCCGTTATGATGATTTTCATCTGGCGATTATACCCTTCATTACAGGGCACCGCCCTTTGGGCAGTTGGAGCACTACTGACCACATTAGGATTCTTTCCCATATGGTTGGAACCAACGCTTGGCAGCATCGCCATTGTCCTGAATAACATTGCTACAATTACCACACCACTACTCATCTTCGAGGGATCCATCAGGTTCAAGGGTCTTCATCCCCTGGATCATGTACGCGTTCCTTTTGAGATTCTCTATGGAATAGGCTATCTTCTTTCGACTCTCTTGAACCTACATAATGCAAGAGGGCGATATATGATCAATGATCTTCTCATGCTGATTGTCCTTGCCCTGACCATCGTGGTCCTGCTTTGGAAGGTGAAAGGGCTTGAACGCATTGTCTATATAATCATTGCGATCACATTCGCCCTGATGTTTGTTGCCTTCTTCTTTCGATGGCTGTTCTCAGTGCTTAACAGCGATTTCCAGAAAGATCCCAATCAGGTGCTGACCCCCATAATCTTGTTCACGCTAGTCCCCTGGGCTATCGGATGGTCATATGGATTTATCCTCATTATCAACATCAAGGGGAGACAAGCACTCTTTGACGCAGCCCGTACCGACGTGCTTACGGGATTGAACAATCGGTTATGGATGACCGAACAATTTGACGCTGCGCTCAAGGCTGCCTCAACCAAAGGGAAATCTCTATGTCTTTCAGTATTGGATGTCAATGGATTCAAGCATCTCAACGATCAGTATGGACACATGTTTGGGGATGAAGTGTTGCGACACATAGGCAAGGTAATAAGAGAACGACTGGCTGATGGGGATTCAGCTATCCGTTACGGAGGGGATGAATTCATCCTCCTCCTTACTTGTCCAAAATCAGGTAACAACCTTACACAAAAATTACAGCTGATTGTAGAAGCCACTACAGAACCAACAACTATCGAATCTGTTGACCTGAACCTATCCATAAGCTTTGGGAATGCTCACTATCTTAAGGATGGGACAACCAGTGATGAACTCTTCAAGGTAGCCGACAGCAGGATGTATGAACAGAAACGCGTTGCCATGCGATGA
- a CDS encoding acetylxylan esterase, which produces MNTRRTKMVLYLAIVLMIGGSLLGAWVNSGLGKADVEEVAIWEAPGFKVSAYLYTPKNLEGKAPAILAIHGLNNQKNHMANTALEFARRGYVVLSIDMSGHGRSSGKNMDHGAGGPAGLSYLKSLPNVDSHNIGIVGMSQGGFAGAIGAITSDPEGYSSVFFMESEVNAPGSMDLSAAKYVKNAAFNIGTVTELGVMIFVGKGSDAPVSPVLQPLFGIEDPIEVEKVYGSIKEGTARILYQPWENHAGSTDSIPAIANALEWMQLTLQGGSGLPPNKQIWPFKLLGTALALFGAMLFLFPMGSLLLESKYFKELKEEVPAYRGYRKREWWIGALITTALGPLLYLFVWNHMFFVPWVSPNRIWPQNFTNVYMVWSILVGSISIILLVAGHFLVLKKRGASLVQYGLTDTSGVFNWRKIKKSFLLTVIILVPVYLLLVFIDAVWHVDFRAWVITLLPLTGQRFLAFLGYLVPFSIFFIPQGISFAGFQRPGNGKLRLGKEMLINSIVLTFGAIIWLLLLYIPIIAGGSILFGADPLTQTAAGMGGIYYLPLLVLWPLVACLYTYFFRKTGRIYVGISITTLFIVWYLSAAGSFAVML; this is translated from the coding sequence ATGAACACACGTAGGACCAAGATGGTGCTCTATCTGGCAATCGTATTGATGATTGGGGGAAGCCTACTAGGAGCTTGGGTGAATTCTGGACTGGGGAAAGCTGATGTCGAGGAGGTCGCCATTTGGGAAGCTCCAGGATTCAAGGTAAGTGCATACTTGTATACACCGAAGAATCTTGAAGGAAAAGCCCCTGCAATTCTTGCTATCCATGGGTTGAACAACCAGAAGAACCATATGGCAAATACTGCGTTGGAATTTGCTCGTAGGGGATACGTTGTGCTATCCATTGATATGAGTGGTCATGGCCGCTCAAGTGGCAAGAATATGGATCATGGGGCAGGGGGGCCTGCTGGACTTTCATACCTGAAAAGCCTTCCTAACGTTGATTCCCACAATATTGGTATTGTTGGGATGTCGCAAGGTGGTTTTGCTGGAGCCATAGGCGCCATTACCTCTGATCCAGAGGGGTATTCTTCTGTCTTCTTCATGGAATCTGAAGTCAACGCCCCCGGGTCTATGGATCTCTCAGCAGCCAAGTATGTCAAGAATGCCGCTTTCAATATTGGCACGGTCACAGAATTAGGCGTCATGATATTTGTTGGGAAGGGCTCTGACGCTCCTGTATCCCCAGTCCTCCAGCCACTGTTTGGGATAGAGGACCCGATAGAAGTCGAAAAGGTGTATGGTTCAATAAAGGAAGGAACAGCGAGAATTCTTTACCAACCATGGGAGAATCATGCAGGTTCGACTGATTCGATTCCTGCAATAGCAAACGCATTGGAATGGATGCAGCTTACGTTACAAGGAGGTAGTGGACTCCCTCCAAACAAACAGATTTGGCCCTTTAAGCTCCTTGGTACTGCTCTTGCCTTGTTTGGGGCAATGCTTTTCCTATTCCCCATGGGCTCACTGCTGCTTGAATCCAAATATTTCAAGGAACTCAAGGAAGAGGTGCCAGCATATCGTGGGTATAGAAAGAGAGAGTGGTGGATAGGTGCTTTGATCACCACAGCACTCGGTCCTCTCCTGTATCTGTTTGTATGGAACCATATGTTCTTTGTTCCTTGGGTCAGCCCAAACAGGATTTGGCCTCAGAACTTCACGAACGTATATATGGTCTGGTCGATTCTCGTAGGAAGCATCAGCATAATCCTTCTAGTTGCAGGACATTTCCTGGTCCTAAAGAAACGAGGTGCAAGCTTGGTTCAGTATGGTCTTACCGATACCTCAGGAGTATTCAATTGGAGAAAAATCAAAAAATCGTTCTTGCTGACTGTTATCATCTTGGTTCCTGTATATCTATTGTTGGTTTTCATTGATGCGGTATGGCATGTTGACTTCAGGGCGTGGGTAATAACTCTGCTTCCGCTGACAGGACAACGGTTCTTGGCCTTTCTTGGGTATCTTGTACCATTCTCAATCTTTTTTATTCCGCAGGGTATATCGTTCGCAGGTTTTCAAAGACCAGGAAATGGAAAGTTGCGTTTGGGAAAAGAGATGCTTATTAATTCAATTGTTCTGACCTTTGGTGCAATAATTTGGCTATTGTTGTTGTATATTCCAATAATTGCTGGAGGTTCCATATTATTTGGTGCTGATCCATTAACTCAGACTGCTGCTGGGATGGGTGGAATCTATTATCTGCCTTTACTGGTATTGTGGCCGTTGGTCGCTTGCTTATACACGTATTTCTTCCGTAAAACCGGTAGGATTTATGTAGGTATCAGCATAACGACATTGTTTATTGTGTGGTATCTCTCAGCAGCAGGATCCTTTGCTGTAATGCTATAA
- a CDS encoding peptidylprolyl isomerase: MQISDKHVVSMNYTLKNDQGTVLDTSENREPLSFIVGSGMIIPGLEKELHGKEKGDKVSVTVEPKEGYGEYDPSQTVDVSKNQFAEGTEVKVGMTVQAQREDGQVQLLTIKEVVDDTITLDANHPLAGVTLHFDVQIEDVREATEEEIEHGHVH, translated from the coding sequence ATGCAGATTTCTGACAAGCATGTAGTGAGTATGAACTACACATTGAAAAACGACCAGGGAACAGTTCTTGATACTTCAGAAAACCGTGAACCTCTTTCTTTCATCGTCGGTTCCGGGATGATCATTCCAGGGCTGGAGAAAGAACTGCACGGTAAAGAAAAGGGAGACAAAGTATCAGTAACCGTCGAACCCAAGGAAGGGTATGGTGAATATGATCCTTCCCAGACTGTTGATGTTTCCAAGAACCAGTTTGCTGAAGGAACTGAAGTCAAGGTGGGTATGACTGTTCAGGCTCAGAGAGAAGACGGTCAAGTACAACTATTGACCATTAAAGAGGTAGTGGATGACACCATTACATTGGATGCAAACCACCCTCTTGCTGGAGTGACTCTCCATTTCGATGTTCAGATCGAAGATGTCCGTGAGGCTACAGAGGAAGAGATTGAACACGGTCACGTGCACTGA
- the aceE gene encoding pyruvate dehydrogenase (acetyl-transferring), homodimeric type, whose product MSKKIFHDPDPAETKDWLESLEGVIKHEGDQKTDYLLSELTQTARNKGVTTSPGVISPYINTTNLDSNAIIPPEESLIARNVSAFVRWNAMVMVAKANEDGKGLGGHIASYSSSSAMYEVGFNWFFKGPESEHGADMIYFQGHSSPGMYARAFIEGRLSEDQLEHFRQEAAGKGLSSYPHPYLMPEFWQFPTVSMGLGPSMAIYQARFMKYMEDRGLKKSGDRKVWVFMGDGESDEPESLSALSLASREKLDNLIFVVNCNLQRLDGPVRGNGKIIQELEGKFRGAGWNVIKVIWGTEWDSILEKDTKGILLQKLATMVDGEFQTLQARGPAYLREKLFSGDEYLESLVEGMTDKDLWQLSRGGHDPRKIYQAFHAASNHKGAPTVILFKTIKGFGMGSGEGAMGAHNLKHMEESDLLAFRDHFHVPIDDEQAKSMVFIKPDPESKEGKFLARRRELMGGPVPYRHKDGEKLTVPTTKSFEDMYASTGERELSTTMAFVRLLTKLVKDKHIGERIVPIVSDEARTFGMEGLFRQIGIYAPDGQLYEPVDKESFLWYREDKKGQILEEGISEAGAMSSWIAAATSYANHQVSMIPFFIFYSIFGFQRVGDFIYAAGDSRAKGFLMGATAGRTTLNGEGLQHEDGHGLLLASTHPTCQAYDPTFSYELAVIIQDGMKRMYEDDENIFYYITLMNENYTHPEMPKGAEEGIKKGAYLFRKAKKNKNPVVQLMGSGTILREVIEAAELLSKDFGVESDIWSIPGVNELHRDGVEAERYNLTHPEGKAKIPYLTKVMEGHDGPVVISTDYLRAYPEQIRRLIPNSKVTILGTDGFGRSDFRHALRTFFEVDRYYIAVAALKGLADEGTIPAKNVSEAIKKYAIDVDKPNPLLS is encoded by the coding sequence ATGAGTAAAAAGATTTTTCATGATCCAGACCCTGCAGAGACGAAAGATTGGCTGGAGTCGCTAGAGGGTGTAATAAAGCATGAAGGCGATCAGAAGACTGATTATTTGCTTTCAGAACTTACCCAAACTGCACGCAACAAAGGTGTTACCACATCCCCTGGGGTCATAAGCCCCTATATCAATACTACAAATCTAGACAGTAATGCGATCATTCCACCGGAAGAATCGCTTATTGCCCGAAATGTATCAGCATTTGTACGTTGGAATGCCATGGTAATGGTAGCCAAGGCAAATGAGGATGGGAAAGGATTGGGCGGACATATCGCCAGCTACTCATCCTCTTCAGCAATGTATGAAGTAGGTTTCAACTGGTTCTTCAAGGGACCAGAGTCAGAACACGGCGCCGATATGATCTACTTCCAAGGTCACTCCTCCCCTGGCATGTATGCTCGGGCGTTTATTGAAGGACGGCTGAGCGAAGACCAACTGGAACATTTCAGACAGGAGGCAGCAGGCAAGGGCCTTTCTTCTTACCCACACCCCTACCTGATGCCGGAATTCTGGCAGTTCCCAACAGTCTCGATGGGTCTTGGACCTTCCATGGCAATCTATCAGGCACGGTTTATGAAGTATATGGAAGACAGAGGCTTAAAGAAAAGCGGTGACAGAAAAGTCTGGGTCTTTATGGGCGATGGTGAATCTGACGAACCAGAGTCCCTATCCGCACTCTCGCTTGCCTCAAGGGAGAAACTGGACAACCTTATATTTGTGGTTAACTGCAACCTGCAGCGTCTCGATGGACCTGTTCGTGGTAATGGAAAGATTATCCAGGAACTAGAAGGAAAGTTCAGGGGTGCTGGTTGGAATGTTATCAAGGTTATCTGGGGAACTGAATGGGACTCAATCCTCGAGAAGGATACCAAGGGTATTCTCCTGCAGAAACTGGCAACCATGGTTGATGGTGAGTTCCAGACCCTGCAAGCGAGAGGCCCAGCATATCTGAGAGAAAAACTCTTCTCTGGAGATGAGTACCTTGAATCGCTTGTTGAAGGTATGACGGATAAGGATCTCTGGCAGTTGAGCCGTGGCGGCCATGACCCCAGAAAGATCTACCAGGCATTCCATGCAGCATCAAACCACAAGGGAGCCCCCACGGTCATTCTGTTCAAGACCATCAAGGGCTTTGGTATGGGCAGCGGCGAAGGTGCTATGGGAGCTCATAACCTGAAGCACATGGAAGAGAGCGATCTTCTTGCCTTCAGGGACCACTTCCATGTACCCATCGATGACGAACAGGCAAAGAGCATGGTTTTTATCAAACCAGACCCTGAGAGCAAAGAAGGCAAATTCCTTGCCAGGCGCCGCGAGCTAATGGGAGGACCTGTTCCCTATCGCCATAAGGATGGCGAAAAGTTGACAGTTCCTACAACCAAGAGCTTTGAAGATATGTATGCCTCGACTGGAGAGAGAGAACTTTCCACGACCATGGCATTTGTTCGCCTGCTTACCAAGTTGGTAAAGGATAAACATATCGGAGAGAGAATCGTCCCCATCGTCTCAGATGAAGCACGAACCTTCGGCATGGAGGGTCTCTTCAGACAAATTGGTATCTATGCACCGGATGGACAACTGTATGAACCGGTGGATAAGGAATCATTCCTGTGGTATCGCGAAGATAAGAAAGGACAGATTCTAGAAGAAGGAATCTCTGAGGCCGGAGCGATGTCCTCATGGATAGCAGCAGCCACAAGTTATGCAAACCACCAGGTCTCGATGATCCCCTTCTTCATTTTCTATTCCATTTTCGGATTCCAAAGAGTCGGTGACTTCATCTATGCCGCAGGAGACAGTCGTGCAAAGGGCTTCCTGATGGGAGCTACTGCAGGAAGAACCACCCTGAACGGGGAAGGGCTCCAGCATGAGGACGGCCATGGGCTGCTCTTGGCTTCCACCCATCCCACATGTCAGGCATATGATCCGACGTTCTCCTATGAGCTTGCTGTAATCATCCAGGATGGAATGAAGCGTATGTATGAGGATGATGAGAACATCTTCTACTACATTACGCTGATGAATGAGAACTATACCCATCCAGAGATGCCAAAAGGAGCAGAGGAAGGGATCAAGAAAGGTGCCTACCTCTTCAGGAAAGCAAAGAAGAACAAGAATCCTGTCGTACAGTTGATGGGAAGTGGGACAATCCTCAGGGAAGTCATTGAAGCGGCTGAACTCTTGTCTAAGGACTTCGGTGTGGAGTCTGACATCTGGAGTATCCCGGGGGTCAATGAACTGCACCGTGACGGGGTTGAGGCAGAGCGATACAACCTCACCCACCCCGAAGGAAAGGCAAAGATTCCGTATCTGACCAAGGTGATGGAAGGACATGATGGTCCAGTGGTGATAAGCACCGACTATCTCAGGGCATATCCTGAGCAGATCAGGAGACTCATTCCCAATTCCAAGGTCACTATCCTCGGCACGGATGGATTTGGCAGATCTGATTTCAGACATGCACTGAGGACCTTCTTTGAGGTTGACCGGTACTACATCGCTGTTGCAGCGCTGAAAGGCCTTGCCGATGAAGGCACCATTCCTGCCAAGAACGTGAGTGAAGCGATCAAGAAGTATGCTATCGATGTCGACAAGCCCAATCCACTACTGAGTTAA
- a CDS encoding sodium-translocating pyrophosphatase, producing the protein MIGFVVIAAIAALAFAVINYYGVKRKDSGTPEMQQIAAAIQEGAKAFLVLEYSVIVKVVILIAILLGIVVSPSSAIAFVFGALMSASAGWVGMNIATISNVRVSNEARNTRNLGKTLRVAFRGGSVMGLSVGGFALLGLAIVYLVFGVLLKQVAPENLTFHTNWLGISDIPFTMTISAYALGCSIIAMFNRVGGGIYTKAADMGADLVGKTEAGIPEDDPRNPATIADNVGDNVGDVAGLGSDLLESYVGALVSAMILAAYIYFSQGGIDASLVAKLIYVPLLVAAVGIISSMVGILYLLLKKVSSNPHKELNAATFVGAGLTIISSGFISYFVFTGEALHTIGFALGAFSPWVCAVLGIVSGIVIGQIAEYYTSYDYKPTQKIAASSAEGAALTITEGMSVGMISVIGPVMILGVAIIAANITAGLYGVAMAAIGMLSFVTVTVSVDTYGPIADNAGGISEMAKLHPDVRGITDELDAVGNTTAAIGKGFAIGSATLAALSLFSSYLYAQAGEHAVHGAAMILNMVNPLTLVGALVGGALPYLFSGILIRAVANAARKMVQEVRRQFKADPGIILGTSLPDYKTCISISSAGALSEMKSPALIAVLTPLFTGFLFGAEFVGGLLIGTTLSSVMLALYTANAGGAWDNGKKYVENGHFGGKGSDAHKAAVVGDTVGDPLKDTVGPSLDILIKIMAIVSLIAVSIFSKYNLFSLLMN; encoded by the coding sequence ATGATTGGATTTGTTGTCATTGCAGCTATTGCTGCTTTAGCCTTTGCCGTAATCAACTATTATGGGGTGAAAAGAAAGGATTCTGGAACACCGGAGATGCAGCAAATTGCAGCTGCAATCCAGGAAGGGGCAAAAGCTTTCTTGGTGCTTGAATACTCTGTTATTGTAAAAGTTGTAATTCTCATTGCGATTCTTCTCGGGATTGTTGTATCCCCCAGTAGTGCCATAGCATTTGTATTTGGAGCTTTGATGAGTGCCAGTGCAGGATGGGTTGGAATGAATATTGCAACGATCAGCAACGTAAGAGTCTCCAATGAAGCTCGTAATACGAGAAATTTAGGAAAAACATTACGTGTGGCTTTTAGAGGGGGGTCTGTCATGGGGCTCTCTGTTGGGGGTTTTGCCCTTCTTGGACTCGCCATTGTCTATCTGGTATTCGGGGTTCTTTTAAAACAGGTCGCTCCTGAAAATCTTACATTCCATACCAACTGGCTTGGTATTAGTGATATTCCCTTTACGATGACCATAAGTGCCTATGCTTTAGGTTGTTCTATCATTGCTATGTTCAACCGTGTTGGAGGTGGAATCTATACGAAGGCTGCCGATATGGGAGCTGACTTGGTCGGAAAAACTGAAGCAGGAATACCTGAAGATGATCCAAGAAACCCAGCTACCATTGCTGATAACGTGGGAGACAACGTGGGAGATGTGGCTGGTCTTGGTTCTGACTTGCTGGAAAGTTATGTTGGGGCATTGGTATCAGCAATGATCCTTGCTGCATATATTTATTTTTCTCAGGGAGGAATAGATGCAAGCCTTGTTGCCAAACTCATCTATGTCCCACTCCTGGTTGCTGCTGTTGGAATTATCTCTTCTATGGTGGGCATTCTCTACTTACTGCTAAAAAAAGTGTCCTCCAACCCACATAAGGAACTCAATGCTGCAACATTTGTCGGTGCAGGATTAACCATTATTTCTAGTGGGTTTATCTCTTATTTTGTATTTACCGGTGAAGCCTTACATACCATAGGATTTGCTCTCGGTGCCTTTTCTCCCTGGGTATGCGCTGTCCTTGGTATTGTAAGTGGCATTGTAATTGGACAAATCGCTGAATACTATACAAGTTATGATTATAAACCGACACAGAAAATTGCAGCGAGCAGCGCGGAGGGTGCCGCCCTTACCATTACCGAGGGAATGAGTGTTGGCATGATCTCTGTAATCGGTCCGGTGATGATCTTAGGCGTTGCCATTATTGCAGCAAATATCACAGCGGGCCTGTATGGTGTAGCTATGGCAGCTATCGGTATGCTTAGCTTTGTTACAGTTACCGTGTCTGTAGATACGTACGGACCAATTGCTGACAATGCTGGTGGTATCAGTGAGATGGCAAAACTGCATCCTGATGTTCGTGGCATTACTGATGAGTTGGATGCAGTGGGAAATACAACGGCGGCGATTGGAAAAGGATTTGCTATCGGTTCTGCAACCCTTGCCGCTCTTTCTCTCTTTTCTTCGTACTTGTATGCACAAGCCGGGGAACATGCTGTACATGGTGCGGCTATGATTTTGAATATGGTGAATCCTCTTACGCTCGTTGGGGCCTTGGTTGGGGGAGCACTTCCCTATTTATTTAGTGGAATATTGATAAGAGCTGTTGCGAATGCCGCACGAAAAATGGTGCAAGAGGTGAGAAGACAATTCAAAGCAGATCCTGGAATTATCTTAGGTACCAGTCTTCCCGATTATAAAACATGCATCAGCATAAGCAGTGCGGGGGCTCTATCTGAAATGAAGAGTCCTGCTCTTATTGCAGTTCTCACTCCCCTTTTTACCGGATTCCTCTTTGGCGCTGAATTTGTTGGTGGATTATTAATTGGAACAACACTCTCTTCGGTCATGCTAGCTCTGTATACAGCAAATGCAGGAGGGGCATGGGATAATGGAAAGAAGTATGTAGAGAATGGACACTTCGGAGGTAAGGGTTCTGATGCACATAAAGCTGCTGTGGTAGGAGATACTGTTGGAGATCCTCTCAAGGATACAGTCGGCCCATCCCTCGATATTCTGATTAAAATCATGGCAATCGTTTCCTTGATAGCTGTATCAATTTTCAGTAAGTATAACTTGTTTTCACTTCTCATGAATTGA